Genomic window (Acuticoccus sediminis):
CTCGGCGAGCGCGATGCCCTCGTCCTCGGCCTCCGCCGGCATCAGGAGCTGAACGCCTCGAAAAACCCACACGAATCAGGCTCGCGAGCGGGAAGACGGCAACCACCACCTCTTTGGTATTCTAGACTAGCATATAATTAGTCAATATTTCGCCAGCACGAGAGAATTTACTTGTTATATCTTGGATGATATTTTCAGTATTTTCGATCTATACTTGAAATTAATTGGTTGCGTATCTCGCGATGCTGACCGCTTTCCTGCCCGGTTAGCGGTTAGCGGTATTTTTTTATCAGTGCTTCACGGCTTCGCTGGTGACTTTCGCGAGATCGAGATCGAGCAGCGCCGTCACTCCGCTGGCGGTGACGATGCGCCTGAAGGAGCCATCGAGCGAGCCTCTGATCGCCCCCTCGCACATGCCAGTTCCGAACCCGCCGGACAGATCGCGGTTCGTCGTATCGAAATCGGCGGCTTCCTGCCAGCGGATGAGCAGCCGGTCATCGCGGCGGACGGCGCTGACCGAAAGGTGACCGTCCTCCTGCCCGAAGGCACCGTATTTCAGCGCGTTGGTGCAAAGCTCATAGAAGACGAGGGCGAGCGGCGTAATCGCCGCGTGGCAGACAGGGATATCCTCGCCTTCGAACTGCGGCTCGCGTTGCCCGACAAAGGGCTTCATGACCGCGCCGAGCATAGCCCATAACGTCGTGCCGTCACTCATCGTGCCCTCGGGATCAGGGATCGCCAACGACTGAATCGACGCCAGGGCAACGAACCGTCCGCGCAGCAGCTCGGCCAATTCGGCGGCCGTGTTCACCTCGCGGGCGCAGAGGCCGACAAGGCCGCTGGCGACGGCAAAGCAGTTGCGGACACGATGCATCATTTCGGCGAGCGCCGCTCTCTGACGTTCCGCCGCCTCTTTCTGCAAGGTGATATCGCGGGCGATGTTTGACGCCGCCACGATTTGCCCGGCACTGTTACGCACCGGCGAGACCGTGACCGAAACGGGCACGAGAGTGCCGTTTTTTCGTCGTCGCATCGTCTCGCAGTGACGGATGCGCTCTCCCCGGCGCAAACGGGAAATGAACTCATTCTCTTCGTATTTGAGATCATCGGGAATGAGCATGTGGATCGGCTGGCCGATTGCCTCCTCGGCGGTATAGCCGAAGAGCATTTCGGCGCCGGGGTTCCAGTTCTTGATGATGCTGTCGAGCGTCTTGGTGACGATGGCATCGTCGGAGCCGTCGACGATCGCCGCGAGGTGTTCGCGGAGATTTTCTTGTATCTGCACTGAAGCCCTCGTGCCGCCCGACAGGATCGGATGATCCGCCGATCCGATGCTACGTAGTTTCAGGCGGGCCGCCAACGCCCGATGCAATCCAAATGAGGTTGGGATCAACCAATCTCGGATTGTGAGGAGGCGAAGTGGATCTGGCACTTCGCGATAACAGGTCTGACGGCAGCCACAGCTACCGGGTTAATGAAGCACCCGCGCCGAAGCCGAGGCGTGCACCTCGTCATCACGCCTGCCGCTTGAGCAGGCGTGCAGCCAGAACAGGCCATCGTCTTCGGAGCTAAACGGCACGCGGCGCACGGTCTGATCGGGCAGGAGCTCAAGTCCGAAATAGGGCGTCAGCCGGCGCAACGCCGCATCGCCACCGAAGGCCTTCATGAGCCAGCGGCAGCCCTTGCGGGCGATCGCCATACCGAGTGGAGGAGTCATCGAGTGCGCCAATTGTCTCTGGGTCCAAAATCTGGACGCGGGCTTGATTTCGATCAAGCTCAATTGAGCTTTCGGCTTTGCCCAATGTTTATTCAAAACCTCCACAGGGCGAACTGTGCTCACCGCAACAGGTGGTAACGCTCCGAAATAGTTACCCCTTTGCGATCCGCGGGATCGCCCAGTTTGGCATCAGCTTGCCAGCTCCCTAGCGCGTAGCAGCCATGACTGGCTCCTGAGAGGAGGGCAACTGCACGACACGCCGACGCATCTGCGTCAGTCCCGATGCCGCCGGAAGTTAATCACACAGGATTTTCCTGCATCGCTCAGGTTGTACCTCGCATCATCGGTATCATCGGATGTGCTGCAGGAGATGTTGCCCCACGTGCCCGTCCGCTTGCGTATTGCAGTGTATTCGTCAGATTTCATTAAATAAGTATCAGAATCGAGAATATCTATCACCCATAGATGCGGCATTGTCTTGATATTTATCGAGATACAAGAAATGTTATTGACGAATATATGTGGCGAACGGGTAAAGATGGCGCGCAAGCGGGCTGGCATGGCGCCAGTGGATGTGGCCAGCGCCCTCGAGTTGGAATGGAACCTGAAGATCAATCAGGCGGATATTTCGGAGATCGAACGGCACGCACGCATGGTGCGTGACATTGAGCTGAAGACGTTGGCGGCGGTTCTGAATGTCGAGTCGCGCTCGCTGCTTGACTGGACAGGGGAGGCGGTCACGCTCACCTCCGGCTAAGGAAGCACGAACTGCCCTCGATCCGACGGGGCAGAATATCGCTATGCTCGGCGCGGCAAGACCGCTGACGCGACCTGCTCCGCTTCGCTGCGCCCCGATGCGTGCCCGCGCCTGCGCGTGACGATCTTCTGGGGTGTCGGCTCCGAGGCGCGTCAGGCAGGGGCGGTCTCGGCACTACGCGCCTCGCCCGAAAGACACGCCTCTGGCGGGTCTTCCAAGGTGCAAAAGAGAGGTAAAGACGGATTTCCGTAAATCGGGAGGCGGACGTCGGTGGATGAGGGGCTGAACGCGCTGCGCGAGCGGATCGAGGCGGCGTATATCGCGAGCGGCAATGCGCTGGGATGGCGTTTCCTGATGAGCCCTCCGGCCGTGCTGGACGGGGCGCAGGTCGCCTTTATCGGTCTCAATCCTGGCGGGTCAGTGCGTCCGAGTGAACATGCCGAGTTCGCGATGGGAGCAGGAAGCGCCTATGCGCTTGAAAGCTGGGCCGGTCATCCTCCCGGCTGCAGCCCCCTGCAGCGCGAAGTCCTGCTGCTCTTCGACCGGATCGGCGTCGCGCCCGACACGGTGCTGGCCGGCAATCTCGTGCCGTTTCGCTCGCGGGATTGGGGAGGGTTACGCAACCGGAAGAACGCGCTGAGATTCGGAGGCGAACTCTGGCGGGATGTCCTCGCCCGTGCGGGCTGCACGCTCATCGTCACCATGGGCGCTGTCGTGACCGATACCATTGCTCCTATGCTGGGCTGCGATCGTTCGATGACGCGGCCGATCGGGTGGGGGAAGGTGAAGGGAGTGCAGAGCACGTTTGTCGGCGGCACCCTCGTCGGCCTTCCTCACCTGTCGCGATACCGCGTGATCTCACGCCCGCAATGCAGCGCGCCGCTCGAGGCGCTGTTCGGCACGTACTGGCAGTGATCTCCATCAACATCCATTGCCATTAGCCGCATTTACGGCATGCGGCTTTACGCCTTTCCGGCAATGCGCCCGTCCGCGCGGTGTTGCGGCGGTTTGTAGCCTGCTGTTCCTTGGTGAGTTTGAAGCGGCGTCCGGAACAGGGAGGGTGAGCGGCCGATCCGACGCAACCATTTTGAGGTGCCGGGTTCCGAGTTCGCCGCGCGGGCCACTCTCGAAGCGTTGCTTGAAGATCTGTTCGGTTCGCTGGATTCCACCTTTCCAGCCGAAGACCCGGAGGATGAGGAGAGCGCAGATGACTGAGCGCCTGCCGCTTCCCGCACCGCAGGCGACGGCCGGCCCTGCTCTCCCGCGCCTCTTCGCCCCGGCCAACGAACGCGCCCGCACCCGCCTCCTCGAGTTCTTCGCTGTCCACAGCTGCTCGGGCGCGTGATGGGGAGGTCGAGAACAGTGCCCATCTGCGCCAGCACGCGCGCATCGACGCGGTCGGTCTTGGCGAGGACGCCGGTGGCCCTGGCGAACTCGCGCGCCTGGCGTGGATTGGTTCGCGAGAAGGCGAGACCACGCTCGGCGAGTGCGGCGATGAGTGGACCGTCGCAGCCGCTGGTCGCCTCGAAGACGACGAGGGCATCAGGGTCCAGTGAAGCGACCCAGGCGGCGATCTCATCCGGGTCGTTGACGACCTGCGTCGAGGCGGCGTTCGGAAGGCTGTGGAGGTCGATGACGGCGCGCGAGAGGTCACAGCCGATGACGGTGCGTGGCATGGTGGGATCCTGTCCATGTCGTGCGGGATCGGCAGTCCCAAGCAACTGTTCAGGGTTCAAGAGCGACGCGGAAGGGACCCATGCTCCCTAACGGGTTCGGCGACCCTCGGGGGGGACGGGCTCCCTTCCGCAGCCCTGATGCTACCACTCGCCAACAGACAGGGGGCCCCTGCCACGCCTCAGGAACGCGGCCGGCCTTGATGTCGGCCTTCTCGCCATCGCTGTTGCGCTGCTTCGGCGCGGCGATAAGACTGGCGTCGACAATCTGGCCCGACATCGGGATATAGCCGGCCTCGCGCACCGCGGCGTCGAAACGGGTGAACAGGCCTTCGATGGCGCCGGCCGTCGTCAGCCGCTCGCGGACGAACCAGATCGTCTTGGCGTCCGGCGCCTTGTCGGCAAGGCCGAGCCCCAGGAAGCGCATGAACGACAGGCGGTCGTTGACGAGGAACTCGGCGCGGTCATCGGACAGGGTGTTGCTCGCCTGGATCACCAGGATCTTGAACATCATCACCGGATCGAACGGCGGCCGGCCACCTTTGGCGCGGTCGCTGTAGCACATCGCTGCCTCCAGATCGGGCCGGAACATCTCGAAGTCCACGACCCTGGCGAAGGCGTCCAGCTGGTCGCCGAGATCGCTCAGCCGCTGCAGGCGATCCTCGACGTCGAAGAAACCAGGCTGTCCCCGCATCGCTCACCCTCCGGCAGAGCCAAAATCAGCCGGCCTGATTCGTGTGGGTTTTTCGAGGCGTTCAACTTGAACAACTCTCAGATTCTGGACCGTTGCTTTCCAAGCAGGTAGGGGATGGTCCATTCTCTAAGCTTGGAGGGAAGTTACCGTGCCCGGTGAGATACGGATAGGTCTCAGCATTTCTGACAATCGTATTACGTACGATATCAAGGCTAGCGGCGCTGTCCGTGAGGCCATCTACTTTGGAAATAACCCCGGCTGGTTCGGATCGATGAATGGGCGGGATCCGACGTTATTCGTTGAGTACAGTGATCCCGTAGAAGAGACTCCGAAAGGCATTGCGGTCATCCCGGCAATTGTGAATCTTCTCCCCATCGCGTGGGTCTACGGGGCCTCGATCATCGTTGATGAGATCGATGAAACCTTTCTTGCGAGTCTGACAGGCGTGATGAGGGGCTATCAGGGCATGTATCCTCGGTTCAGCTTCTCAGACTGTGTATCGG
Coding sequences:
- a CDS encoding sensor histidine kinase, whose product is MQIQENLREHLAAIVDGSDDAIVTKTLDSIIKNWNPGAEMLFGYTAEEAIGQPIHMLIPDDLKYEENEFISRLRRGERIRHCETMRRRKNGTLVPVSVTVSPVRNSAGQIVAASNIARDITLQKEAAERQRAALAEMMHRVRNCFAVASGLVGLCAREVNTAAELAELLRGRFVALASIQSLAIPDPEGTMSDGTTLWAMLGAVMKPFVGQREPQFEGEDIPVCHAAITPLALVFYELCTNALKYGAFGQEDGHLSVSAVRRDDRLLIRWQEAADFDTTNRDLSGGFGTGMCEGAIRGSLDGSFRRIVTASGVTALLDLDLAKVTSEAVKH
- a CDS encoding XRE family transcriptional regulator, with product MARKRAGMAPVDVASALELEWNLKINQADISEIERHARMVRDIELKTLAAVLNVESRSLLDWTGEAVTLTSG
- a CDS encoding IS110 family transposase gives rise to the protein MPRTVIGCDLSRAVIDLHSLPNAASTQVVNDPDEIAAWVASLDPDALVVFEATSGCDGPLIAALAERGLAFSRTNPRQAREFARATGVLAKTDRVDARVLAQMGTVLDLPITRPSSCGQRRTRGGGCGRVRWPGRRGAGEQGRPSPAVREAAGAQSSALSSSSGSSAGKVESSEPNRSSSNASRVARAANSEPGTSKWLRRIGRSPSLFRTPLQTHQGTAGYKPPQHRADGRIAGKA